The segment CCCAGCGGCGCCCAGTGGGTCAGCGGCCAGGGCAGCGTGAGCAGCACGGCCGAGGGCCTGCGCGTCACGCAACAGAGCCAGCGTCTCGCCCTGGACTGGCAGCAGTTCAGCATCGGCAGCGGGCGCACCGTGGAGTTCGTCCAGCCCAGCCGCAGCGCCGTGGCCATCAACCGTGTGCTGGGCAGCGAGGTGTCCACCATCCAGGGCACGCTCAAGGCCAATGGCCAGGTCTTTCTGCTCAACCCCAACGGGATCTGGTTCACTCCCAGCGCGCAGGTGAATGTGGGTAGCCTGGTGGCGTCCACCCTGAACCTGCAGTCCGAGGATCTGGCCGCCGGGCGCTACCGTTTCGAGGGGCGCAGCGCCGCCTCGGTCATCAACGAAGGCAGCATCCAGACCGCCAGCGGTGGTGCGGTGGCCCTGCTGGCCGCCCGGGTGGTCAATGGCGGAACCATTCACGCGCCGGCCGGCCAAGTCGCGCTGGGCGCGGGCAGCCGCATCACGCTGGACCTGGGCGGGCCGCTCCTGCTGCAGGTGGACAACGAGACCCTGGAAACCGAGATCAGTCAGGGCGGCGCCATCCGCGCCGATGGCGGCCGCATCTGGCTCAAGTCCCAGGCGGCGAATGCCCTGACTGCCAGCGTCATCAACCACAGTGGCGTGACCGAAGCCCAGGCCCTGCACAGCGGGGCCAATGGCGAGATCATCTTGTTCGCCCAGGGCGGCACGCTGAATCTGGACGGCACGGTCAAGGCGCCGGCCGGCTTTGTCGAAACCTCGGGGCAGGTGTTCCGCAGCGCCCCCACAGCCCAGGTGCAGGCCGCACGCTGGCTGCTGGACCCGGTCAATCTGGACATCGATTCGAGCCTGGCGTCCACCGTGGTCAGCGCCCTGGGCAGTGGTAACGTGACACTCACGACCACAGGCAGTTGCACGGGCGTGAGCTGCACCGGCTCGGGCAGCGACGGCGACATCACCGTGAGCGCGCCCCTGGCCTGGTCCAGCAACAACACCCTCACCCTGCAGGCTGACAACAACATCAGCGTCAATGCGGCCATCACCCACACGGGCACCTCGGCCGGTGGCCTGATCTTTCTCTATGGCCAGGCCAGTACCAACGGAGGCAGCAGCAGCTACAACGCCAGCGCGGCCGTGAGCTCGCCCTCGTTGCAGTGGCGCAAGGGCAGCGATCCGGCCAGCCTGCGTTACGCCATCAAGGACGGCAACTACTTCCTGGGCAACAAATACATGGAACTGGGCATCTGCGGTCCGGCCAGCAGTGCTTGCTCCAGCGGCAGCAGCGGCGGCAAGATGGGCACGACCAACAAGCCCTCGCTGTTCTTTGGTCGCTCCACCGGCGCCGGCGTGGGCATGACGGGTGATGCCGACGGCTTTGGCAGCGGCGCCGATCTGCGCATCGACTACTTTCTGCCGGGAGCACCGGTCGAGCTCTTCACGGCGGGCTATACCCAGAGCAGCAGCACGGTCTCGCAGTCCAATTTCGCCAATACGGCCAATGGCGCCGTGTTTGAGTTTCTGCCGGTGGGCACGGGCAGCACGGTGACGCTCAAGTACTCGGCGGTGCTCAACAACAAACTCAAGGCCGAGCAGCAGCTCTCGCTCGGCACGAGCAGCAAGTACTTCACGCTGAATGTGGCGCTGACCAATGTAGACAGCAGCGACCTGACAAATGTGCAGTTCGCGCGCAGCTTCGACCCGGACAACACCCAGGACAAGGACGGGTCCGGAGGCTTCACCACCACCAACAAGATCGAACAGACCTTCGCGGCCGGCGACACCGCCAGCGTGGTCAGCGCCACCAGCGCCGGCAGCGGCAACTACTTCACCGCCGCCGGCAGCTCGGCCAAGATCGTCTATTTCTCTACCGACGCAGACTCCAAGGTGGGCTATGGGTCGGCCTTCTACTCGACGCTCAGCGCCATGACCACGGCGGCCAACGCCCTGAACAAGGGCGACAGCATCACCGCGGACACCGGCATCGGCATCATCTTCAACGCGGGCACGCTGACGCCGGGGCAGAGCAAGAACTACACCCTGCGCGCCAGCCTGGACAATCGCAGCATCAGCGACATCCTGAGCGACCTCAACAGCGCCGCAGGCAATGTCTCCCTGGCTTACACCCTGGGCCCGGCCGGCGGCAGCCGCCTGTACCGCGGCACCGCCTACGATCTGGCCAGCGTCTGGTCGGCGGCCGACATCTTCGGCGCCAGCTATGCCGGCTGGACGGCCGGCAGCGACTATGTGTTCGTCTTCAACGGCGGCAATGTCACCGGCTTCACCAACGCCGGCAGCTACACCGGCATCGGGGTCAACATCCTGCGCAGCGGCTTCCAGGTCGCCGCCAGCGGCAACACCCTGGGCAGCCTGAGCATCAGCCCGGCGCCGCTGAGCGTGGCGGCCGTCCAGGCGAGCAAGGCCTATGACGGCAAGGCCTTCAGCGGCGGCAATGGGGTGAGCTACAGCGGATTCGTCAACGGCGAGACCGCTGCGGTGCTGGGCGGGAGCCTGGGCTTCAGCGGCAGCAGCCAGGGCGCCATCCGCGCCGGCAACTACACACTCACGCCCCAGGGTCTGAGCAGCAGCAACTACGACATCAGCTATCTGCCGGGCAGCCTGAGCATCCTGCCCCGCCCCATCACGGTGGTGGCAGACGCCAAGAGCAAGACCTATGGCGATGCCGACCCCAGCCTGAGCTGGAGTGTGGTGGGCGGCTCCGTGGTGAGCGGCGACAGCCTCAGCGGCAGCCTCAGCCGCGAGGCTGGCCAGAGAGTGGGCAACTACCGCATCGACGCCTCGGCACTCAGCAACCCCGACTATCTGATCACCGCCCAGAGCGGTACGCTGAGCATCCAACCCCGGCCCATCAGCATCCGTGCGGATTCGCAAAGCAAGTACTTCAGCGAGACGGATCCGCTGCTGAGCTGGTCGCTGCGCAGCGGCACCCTGCTCAGCGGCGACGCCCTCAGTGGCAGCCTCTCGCGTCAGCCGGGCGAGGCCGTGGGGCGCTATGCCATTGATGCCAGCGGCCTCACCAATGGCAACTATCTGGTGAGCGCCGAGGCGGGCACGCTGGAAATCCTGCCCGACACGCGCAACAGCTGGAAGCGCGTGGCACCGCCGCCCGAGCCCTCGCAGATCAGTGGCGGCGGCGTGGTCTTCCTCAGCGATGCCAGCCGTCCTGTCAGCCCGCGCCTGGTGGGCGTGACGGTGCAGACCGCCGACCAGCAGTCACCCCAACAAGCCCTGAACCAGCTGGTGCCCGAGCTGAGCGGCAGTGGGGTGCGCACGCCCTCGCTCAATGATATGCAGACCCAGCTGCAGCAGTTGCAGGAGCGCTTGCGCAAGGAGGCCGCAGGCCTGCCCTGAACCGGCGCGGCGCCATCGCGCCCCTCACCCTCGCTGCCCTGCCACCTCCAGCCCAAGGCCATCATGAAGCACACAGCTCCGTTTCAGCGCTCCATCCTTGCCCTTCTGATTCTGGGCAGCGCCCTGCCCGCAGCCTTGGCGCAGACGCCGCCTCCGCCCGATGCAGGGCGGGTGCTGCGCGAGAACCAGACGCCGCCGCTGCCAGCGCCGCGCCCCGGGATCACCGTGCCGATCCAGACACCGGCCGAACCCGCTGCGCTGGCCGGCGGGGCCCAGGTCGAGCTGCGCGGGGTGGTGTTCACTGGCAACAGCCTCTTCGACGCCCCGCTGCTGCAAGGCCTGATTCAGCCCTATATAGGCCGCAAGCTGGACTTGGCCGGCCTGCGCGAGATGGTGCAACAGGTGACCGAGCACTACCGTCGTGCCGGCTATGTGTTCTCGCGCGCCTATCTGCTGCCCCAGACCATCAACGAGGGTGTGGTGGCCGTGGGTATCCTGGAAGGTCGCTACGGTGAGCTCTGCGCCACGGGCGACCCGGCACTGGCGCCACAGGTCCAGGCCTTCCTGGCGCCCCTGCAGGTGGGCGCCCCGATCGAGGTGGGGCAGCTGGAGCGCCGGCTGCTGATCCTCTCGGACCAGCCCGGCATCAGCATCACACCGCTGATACGCCCGGGTCAGGCCACGGGCCAGGGCGATCTGCGGGTCGAGGTGCAGCGCGGCAAACCCTGGCGCCTCGATCTCTCGCTGGACAACCACGGCGACCGCTACACCGGCCGCGTACGGCTGCGCGCCAACGGCCAATGGGACAGCCCCTTCACCCTGGGCGATCAGCTCACGGCCAGCCTGATCCGCAGCGACGAGCAACTCACCCAGGGCAGTCTGGGCTACAGCCTGCCACTGGGTGTCTCCGGGCTGCGAGCGCAGTTCGGCCTCGCCCGCACCCGCTACCAGCTGGCACGTGAGTTCGAGTCGCTGGACGCCACCGGCACCGCCCAGGTGGCCACGGCCGGCCTCAGCTATCCCCTGGTCCGCTCCACCCGCGCCAATCTGAGCCTGAGCGCCGGCCTGCAGCACAAGCGCCTGCGCGACCGCCAGGGCGTGGCAGGGCTGGATGACCGCAAGAGCAGCCGCGCGGCCACACTGGGCTTCCAGTTCGACCGCAGCGACGAGCTGGCGGGCGGCGGCGTGAGCTACGGCGCCCTGAACCTCAGCACCGGACAGCTGCGTCTGCGCGACACCCTGGCTCTGCAAGATCAGCTCAGCGGCACGCGCAGCGCCGGCATGTACACCAAGGCAGTGCTGGATGTGGCCCGGCTGCAGTCGCTGGGCAGCGGTCCCCTCAGCCTGATGGCGCGCCTGACCCTGCAGACGGCGGATCGCAATCTGGACTCCTCAGAGAAGTTCAGCCTGGGTGGTCCCAGCGGCGTGCGCGCCTACCCGCTGAGCGAGGGCACGGGTGATGAAGGTGCCCTGCTGCAGCTGGAACTGCGCTACGCCCTCGCGGCCTGGACGCCCTATGCCTTTGTGGACGCGGGCAGCGTGCGCATCAACAACCGGCCTCAGGATCTGCTGATGCCGCCTTCGACCAATAAGCGAAGCCTGGCCGGTGCGGGCCTGGGTCTGCGATATCAGAACGCAGGTTGGGCGGTGGACGCGGTGCTGGCGCGCAGCGTGCAGGGCGGCTCGCCCCAGGCCGATGCGGGCAGCTCGCGCAGTCGCGGCTGGTTGATGGTCAGTCGCCAGTTCTGAGCCAGGGTCGGCCGGGCTGCTAGGCAGGGTCCCGGAGCAGCACCAGAGCCTGGGCCACGGCTTGCTCCATGGCCTCGGTGCTGCTGACCAGCTGCACCGGGCGGCTGGGGCGCCAGGCATTGGCCAAGCGCTCGGCGAAGAGGCCCGCCCCTTCCACGCGCTCGTCCACCTGGATCACGGTACGGGTGGCGCAGACGCCGCGCTCCACGGTGAGGGCCACCAGGGCGTAGAGCGCCTGCCAGGCCTCCTCGGGCATCAGGATGCTCTGGTGGTAGCTGATGGCTTCCACAAAGCGCCCGTCGGGCGGCAGATTGGGGCCGACCTGGCTGTGCAACAAGCGGCCCTGCGCCTTGACCAGCTCCAGATTGAAGGGCCCCCAGGCCTCGATGCGCAGCAGTCGCCCGTCCAGCTGCACCCGGGTGCGACCATGGGAACGGAACTCGGCGTCATCAAAGGCGGTCGAGCAAAAAACAGCGGGCTCGCGCCTCATGCACAGCACTCCTTGCCTGTGGCCGGCGGCTCCGGGATTGCCCGCCGGCTGTGCACCCACTCTAAGGGATGCAAACCTGCGGCTTGCTGACAGCCTGTCGCGAATATGCCGCAGCCGCCAAGCGTGTCACGCATCGGAGCGGCTTGCGGCCCGTCCGGCTCAGGGCTGCACGCTGTAGCGGGTGTCGTAGATCCGGCCGCTGCCGTCCACGGCGCGCAGCCAGAGCTCGTAGCCGCTGGGGCTGAAACCGCTGGCGTTGAAAAGACCGGCCGGCAGGGCCAGGCTGCTGCTGCTCACGGCCAGGGCGGGGCTGCGGTCCTGCACCTGGCTGCTGCCGCTGCCCAGGGCCACGGCGCGCACCAGACTGAGGCGCAGATCGGGGTTGGCCTTGGCCCAGCTGGCCCAGTTCAGGGTGGCGCCGGCGTTCAGGCTGCTCAGGCTCAGCGGCGCGCTGCTGCTCACGCCGTCCAGCACCGGGAAGCGGGCCTGGGCCGGGGTGCTGGTGGCCAGGGCCCCGCGCAGCCAGCCCAGGCGCAACTCGCTGCTGCTGCCCACGGTGTAGCTGGCCTGGAACTTGGCATTGCGCAAGGTGTCGGCGCCGCCCAGCCAGCCCACGCTGGCGGGCTGCAGCAAGGTGTCGGCCAGGGGGCCGATGGAGGCCGTGCTGGTGGCGCCGGCGCTGCTCAGGCAGAGCCAGCGCTGCTGGCAGTAGGCCAGGGGGATGCTGAAGCCGCCGGGCGTCTGCACCGTGGCCTTGTCCAGCAGCGGGGCGCCGGCCGCGGTCTGGCCCTGCACCAGCAGCTGCACGCCCTGGCTGGGGTTGCCCGCACTCAGGCCCGTGGCGGCCGTGCCCGTGGCATCCAGCGCGAGCCAGGCCAGGGGATGGGCCTGGAACTCGGCGCGCTTGCCATTGCCGGCCAAGGTCCACTTGAGCGCGCCGGCCGTGGTGGTGGTCTTGTTGAAAGTCACCGCATCGGCAAACAGATCCACCACGGTGCCGCTGCTGTCGCTCACGGGAGCCGCCACCAGCACGCGGCTGCAGTTGCCGTTGCTCACGGTGTCGTCCGCGCAGCCCGTGATCCAGAAGCGGCCCAGCTGCCAGTTCTTGCCGGCATAGCCGGCCAGCAGACTGCCCAGATCGGCGGCGCTGCGGCCGTTGTGCTTGTCATAGCCCACCAGACCGGCCGAGGCCATGAGCGTGGAGGCGCTGGCGCCCTGGGCGATCAGCTTGTTGAGCGCGGCGCCCAGCTCGTCCAGCGAACCCAGATTGGGCAGCACGCCGGTGGCGCTGGTGGTGGCCTTGAGCGTGCTCGTGATTGCATTGGCCGGCGCGGCGCCGGTGGTCTTGGCCAGCTCGGTCTTGGCCGTGGGCAGCTCGATCAGCAGTTCCTGGGCCTGGCCGGCCAGCAGCTTGTTGGCCAGCTGCAGCTGCTCCACGCCAGCCGCACTCTTGGCCAGGTTCACGCGCAGGCTTTCCAGCAGCAGATCGTGCGCGCCCTTGTTGGCGGCAAAGCCGCTGTCGGCAAAGAGATTCAGCGTGGTGGGGTCGGTGATCTTCAGGTCGGTGAGCTGGGACTTGACCAGGGTCTTGAGAAAGTCGGCCGCGGCCGTGCTCTGGGCCAGGCTGGCCAGGGTGCTGGCGCTCTCGCTGCCCTTGGCGAAGACGGGTGCCGGGTCGGTGCCCAGGGCCAGGGCCACGGCGGCCTGGGTGAGCGGCGTGACGTGGGCCGTCATGGCGGCCGCCGCGCTGAGCACGCTGGAGTGCAGCAGCTGGGGTTGGCCCGCGGCGTCCACGCCACGCGCCTGCACCATCAGCGGGGCCGTGAAGCTGCCGCTGATCTTGAGGCTGTAACTGCCCTCCACCGGATGGGCCGTGGCCTGGCCCAGGCTCTGGCCCTTGGCATCGATCACGCTGATCTGGGCGCCGCCCAGGGGCGCGCCCACGGCGGCCACGCCGCTGAGCGTGGCCTCGGTGACGGTGCTGCTGCCGCCATCCGTGCTGGCGCTGTCGCTGCCCCCTCCACCGCCGCCGCAGGCGGCCAGGGCCAGGAGCAGCGCAAGGCCGGACAGGGAGGAAAGGGAGGCGGGCACGGAGCGTGACATGGCGGGCACAAACGAGAACGGCATGGCTGGGCAGTATCGCCAGCCATGCCGCCCCGCAAAACCCGCATCAGCGGCGCAAAGCCGGCCCTACTCCGGGCCGCCGGCGCCGCCGCTCATGCCCGCTCAGGGCTTGGCCACATTGACCCAGGCCACCTCGAACCAGTTGTCGGCGCGGTGCACCACGCTCACATTGCTGCGTGCGGCCCAGGGGATCATCTGACGGTGCAGGGGAATGATGTTGACCTGCTCCTTGACCTCCATCAGCGCGGACTTGATCAGCTGCTCGCGCTTCTTGGGATCGGCCTCCACGCTGCTCTGGGCGGCCAGGGCGTCGAACTTGTCGTTCTTGAAGTTGCCGTAGTTGTAGAAACCCACACCCTTCTCGCCGCGGTTGCGCAGCACCGGGGTCATCATGGTCTCGGCATCGGTGATGGCGCCGCCCCAGCCGTAGAGGTAGACGCTGGTGTCCAGCTTCTCCACCTTGGGGAAGAAGGTCACGCGCGGCATGGCGTTGACCTTGACCTTGACCTTGAGCTGGGCCCACATGCTGGCCAGGGCCAGGCAGATTTCCTCGTCGTTGATGTAGCGGTTGTTGGGGCAGTCCATCGTGACCTCAAAGCCGTCGGCAAAGCCGGCTTCGGCCATCAGCTTGCGGGCGGCCGCCACGTCATAGGGGTAGCGGGCCTCGATGGCGGAGTCGTTGTAGCTGCCCAGCGGCGAGGGCGTGAGCCCGCCGGTGGGCAGGGACAGGCCGTTCATCAGCTTGCTGCGCATGGTCTCCACGTCGATGGCCTGGTAGAGGGCCTTGCGCACGCGCTGATCCTTGAAGGGATTCTTGTCGCCCGGCACCTTGCCGTAGAGCAGGGTGTCGCGGGCCTGGTCCATGCCGATCATCACCAGGCGGTTCTCCGGCCCCTCGATCACCTTCACGCCCTGGGTATTGCGCAGGCGCGGCACATCGCGCGGCGCGGGGTCGAGCACGAAGTCGATCTCGCCCGAGACCAGGGCCGC is part of the Shinella sp. XGS7 genome and harbors:
- a CDS encoding MBG domain-containing protein, translating into MSSFRLSRSLPSQSGQSQRQRRPRLSLLALLCSGLASQQLQAAPATLPSGAQWVSGQGSVSSTAEGLRVTQQSQRLALDWQQFSIGSGRTVEFVQPSRSAVAINRVLGSEVSTIQGTLKANGQVFLLNPNGIWFTPSAQVNVGSLVASTLNLQSEDLAAGRYRFEGRSAASVINEGSIQTASGGAVALLAARVVNGGTIHAPAGQVALGAGSRITLDLGGPLLLQVDNETLETEISQGGAIRADGGRIWLKSQAANALTASVINHSGVTEAQALHSGANGEIILFAQGGTLNLDGTVKAPAGFVETSGQVFRSAPTAQVQAARWLLDPVNLDIDSSLASTVVSALGSGNVTLTTTGSCTGVSCTGSGSDGDITVSAPLAWSSNNTLTLQADNNISVNAAITHTGTSAGGLIFLYGQASTNGGSSSYNASAAVSSPSLQWRKGSDPASLRYAIKDGNYFLGNKYMELGICGPASSACSSGSSGGKMGTTNKPSLFFGRSTGAGVGMTGDADGFGSGADLRIDYFLPGAPVELFTAGYTQSSSTVSQSNFANTANGAVFEFLPVGTGSTVTLKYSAVLNNKLKAEQQLSLGTSSKYFTLNVALTNVDSSDLTNVQFARSFDPDNTQDKDGSGGFTTTNKIEQTFAAGDTASVVSATSAGSGNYFTAAGSSAKIVYFSTDADSKVGYGSAFYSTLSAMTTAANALNKGDSITADTGIGIIFNAGTLTPGQSKNYTLRASLDNRSISDILSDLNSAAGNVSLAYTLGPAGGSRLYRGTAYDLASVWSAADIFGASYAGWTAGSDYVFVFNGGNVTGFTNAGSYTGIGVNILRSGFQVAASGNTLGSLSISPAPLSVAAVQASKAYDGKAFSGGNGVSYSGFVNGETAAVLGGSLGFSGSSQGAIRAGNYTLTPQGLSSSNYDISYLPGSLSILPRPITVVADAKSKTYGDADPSLSWSVVGGSVVSGDSLSGSLSREAGQRVGNYRIDASALSNPDYLITAQSGTLSIQPRPISIRADSQSKYFSETDPLLSWSLRSGTLLSGDALSGSLSRQPGEAVGRYAIDASGLTNGNYLVSAEAGTLEILPDTRNSWKRVAPPPEPSQISGGGVVFLSDASRPVSPRLVGVTVQTADQQSPQQALNQLVPELSGSGVRTPSLNDMQTQLQQLQERLRKEAAGLP
- a CDS encoding ShlB/FhaC/HecB family hemolysin secretion/activation protein; the protein is MKHTAPFQRSILALLILGSALPAALAQTPPPPDAGRVLRENQTPPLPAPRPGITVPIQTPAEPAALAGGAQVELRGVVFTGNSLFDAPLLQGLIQPYIGRKLDLAGLREMVQQVTEHYRRAGYVFSRAYLLPQTINEGVVAVGILEGRYGELCATGDPALAPQVQAFLAPLQVGAPIEVGQLERRLLILSDQPGISITPLIRPGQATGQGDLRVEVQRGKPWRLDLSLDNHGDRYTGRVRLRANGQWDSPFTLGDQLTASLIRSDEQLTQGSLGYSLPLGVSGLRAQFGLARTRYQLAREFESLDATGTAQVATAGLSYPLVRSTRANLSLSAGLQHKRLRDRQGVAGLDDRKSSRAATLGFQFDRSDELAGGGVSYGALNLSTGQLRLRDTLALQDQLSGTRSAGMYTKAVLDVARLQSLGSGPLSLMARLTLQTADRNLDSSEKFSLGGPSGVRAYPLSEGTGDEGALLQLELRYALAAWTPYAFVDAGSVRINNRPQDLLMPPSTNKRSLAGAGLGLRYQNAGWAVDAVLARSVQGGSPQADAGSSRSRGWLMVSRQF
- a CDS encoding ABC transporter substrate-binding protein; the protein is MTRLFKPRHRLFALGLLAAACAAQAQTLRWASQGDPQTMDPHSQNESMTNMVNGQVYERLTSRDRNLNIVPGLASSWTQVSPLVWRFKLRPGVKFHDGSTMTADDVVYSINRAKEQTSQINVYAAAVGTPKKIDDLTVEFQLQNFNPIFLQHLDTLWIMSKSWSEQHKVTRPLDFKNKEESYASLNTNGTGPFMLVSRAPGVKTVYKRNPNWWGKFEGNVQEIVFTPISNDATRLAALVSGEIDFVLDPAPRDVPRLRNTQGVKVIEGPENRLVMIGMDQARDTLLYGKVPGDKNPFKDQRVRKALYQAIDVETMRSKLMNGLSLPTGGLTPSPLGSYNDSAIEARYPYDVAAARKLMAEAGFADGFEVTMDCPNNRYINDEEICLALASMWAQLKVKVKVNAMPRVTFFPKVEKLDTSVYLYGWGGAITDAETMMTPVLRNRGEKGVGFYNYGNFKNDKFDALAAQSSVEADPKKREQLIKSALMEVKEQVNIIPLHRQMIPWAARSNVSVVHRADNWFEVAWVNVAKP